A genomic region of Exiguobacterium sp. Helios contains the following coding sequences:
- the rplV gene encoding 50S ribosomal protein L22 has protein sequence MQSKASANMVRIAPRKARLVVDLIRGKQIGEALSILAYTNKAATPIVEKVLKSAIANAEHNFDMNIENLVVTEAYVNEGPTLKRFRPRAMGRASRINKRTSHVHIVVSEK, from the coding sequence ATGCAATCAAAAGCATCGGCTAATATGGTTCGCATTGCTCCTCGTAAGGCACGTCTAGTAGTAGACTTAATCCGCGGGAAGCAAATCGGTGAAGCACTTTCGATTCTTGCTTACACGAACAAGGCAGCAACGCCAATCGTTGAGAAAGTATTGAAATCGGCAATCGCGAACGCTGAGCACAACTTCGACATGAACATCGAAAACCTCGTAGTAACAGAGGCTTACGTCAACGAAGGTCCAACGCTCAAACGTTTCCGCCCACGTGCAATGGGTCGCGCAAGCCGCATCAACAAACGTACGAGCCACGTTCACATCGTGGTATCTGAAAAATAA
- the rpsC gene encoding 30S ribosomal protein S3, with translation MGQKINPTGLRVGIIKDWESRWFADKDYADLLHEDYVVREYIEKRLKDASVSKVEIERAANRLNISLHTAKPGMVIGKGGSEIETLRTDITNLAKGKRVHVNVVEVKNPDAVAKLVAENIARQLEGRVSFRRAMKQSIQRSMRSGIKGIKTEVSGRLGGADIARSEKYSEGTVPLHTLRADIDYGTAEADTTYGKIGVKVWLHHGEVLPTKKAASNEQ, from the coding sequence GTGGGTCAGAAGATTAACCCAACTGGTCTTCGCGTAGGTATCATCAAAGACTGGGAATCACGTTGGTTCGCAGATAAAGACTATGCTGATCTCCTTCATGAAGACTACGTAGTTCGTGAATATATCGAAAAACGTCTTAAAGACGCTAGTGTCTCTAAAGTTGAAATCGAGCGCGCAGCAAACCGCTTGAACATCTCACTTCACACTGCTAAGCCGGGTATGGTTATCGGTAAAGGCGGTTCTGAAATCGAAACACTTCGTACAGACATCACTAACCTTGCAAAAGGCAAACGCGTTCACGTTAACGTCGTTGAAGTGAAAAACCCGGATGCAGTTGCTAAACTTGTCGCTGAGAACATCGCACGCCAACTTGAAGGCCGTGTATCGTTCCGTCGTGCAATGAAGCAATCAATCCAACGCTCGATGCGTTCAGGTATCAAAGGAATCAAGACTGAAGTTTCTGGTCGTCTTGGCGGCGCTGATATCGCTCGTTCAGAGAAGTATTCAGAAGGAACAGTTCCACTTCATACACTCCGTGCAGACATCGATTACGGTACTGCTGAAGCTGATACAACTTACGGTAAAATTGGCGTAAAAGTATGGCTCCACCACGGTGAAGTGCTTCCTACGAAAAAAGCAGCATCTAACGAACAATAA